A window from Mya arenaria isolate MELC-2E11 chromosome 9, ASM2691426v1 encodes these proteins:
- the LOC128246432 gene encoding uncharacterized protein LOC128246432: MPVYHKPSVPPYMATKCSVCMQMSTNQQILPCNHTFCQPCLSQQLARLTTLMDGPDTISITCPYCKDFFFSSMKPLGHKADLRRRRTEKETRRPQTSLGHVSEYRDQYQKHAGDRKQERCQPCAEGSIYELAVFWCQNCSEYMCSMCAKYHSAMRMSRDHIVKTIRDKERYEHIRPRIQSTRPRSAREAKPFEASTAKEVSHYYCEPCNLGKMTKFAKYLCDNCKEQLCDDCARCHRNMKMAKSHKIVPMKDVLSTKDTAYSLGVKCDRHAGEVLSLYCKQCKTSCCSICAVTAHSRCGKATKLSDQITCTGKAEDGKKEKAAYYAWDDVAKDLSNGKTVSFGIKPTKMKYPKKKMELRKKRIELQSSSDKDWVISLALLTCGDILVIQLYEPTLKMISPDGTVLSSCRFYGDPWSVSVYNDSLALVSFSDRKQLQLINITRSGLNTGKKFSTRHKCMAICFAKSLIAASCWDACIHLMDITGREISSVDLDSRGDRLFTSPEYIAANKDGSSLYVSDYKRNSITGLTVLPSKIKNTPEFVFKHKELQGPKGIAVDTNGIIYVSGMSSRNIFRLAPSGDVIQVFRRREDTEYYEAIAVSPDVDKILVSAYEDNSILEYKLKNDK, encoded by the coding sequence ATGCCAGTCTACCATAAGCCCTCCGTTCCGCCATACATGGCAACGAAGTGTTCAGTGTGCATGCAGATGTCAACTAACCAGCAGATTCTTCCATGCAACCACACGTTCTGTCAGCCTTGCCTCAGTCAGCAGTTAGCGCGACTAACAACACTCATGGATGGTCCAGACACCATATCCATCACTTGTCCCTACTGCAAGGACTTTTTCTTCTCATCCATGAAGCCTCTCGGCCACAAAGCCGACTTGAGAAGACGGAGAACTGAAAAAGAAACTAGAAGACCGCAAACATCTCTCGGGCACGTTTCTGAGTACCGGGACCAGTATCAAAAACACGCTGGCGACCGCAAACAGGAAAGATGTCAGCCATGCGCCGAAGGGTCGATTTATGAGCTTGCTGTTTTCTGGTGccaaaactgttccgaatataTGTGCTCAATGTGCGCAAAATACCACTCGGCGATGAGAATGTCCAGGGATCATATCGTGAAGACAATCAGGGATAAAGAACGCTATGAACACATCAGACCAAGGATTCAGTCAACGCGTCCCCGATCGGCTAGAGAAGCAAAACCATTCGAAGCTTCGACAGCGAAAGAAGTAAGTCATTACTATTGCGAGCCCTGCAATTTGGGAAAGATGACCAAGTTTGCCAAATACCTCTGCGACAACTGTAAAGAGCAGTTGTGTGACGACTGCGCTCGATGTCATCGCAACATGAAAATGGCGAAATCGCACAAGATTGTACCAATGAAAGATGTGCTCTCCACGAAAGATACGGCGTACAGCCTTGGGGTGAAATGTGATCGCCACGCCGGGGAAGTGCTGAGTCTCTACTGCAAGCAATGCAAGACGTCCTGCTGCTCCATATGTGCTGTCACTGCTCACAGCCGCTGCGGGAAGGCAACAAAACTTTCTGATCAGATTACATGCACTGGTAAAGCCGAGGACGGAAAGAAAGAGAAAGCTGCTTATTACGCTTGGGATGATGTCGCAAAAGATTTATCCAATGGCAAAACTGTTTCCTTCGGCATAAAGCCAACGAAGATGAAATACCCCAAGAAGAAAATGGAATTGAGAAAGAAAAGAATTGAACTACAATCGAGCAGCGATAAGGACTGGGTTATCTCCTTAGCACTATTGACATGCGGAGATATACTGGTCATCCAGCTGTATGAACCAACCCTGAAAATGATCTCCCCGGACGGAACTGTACTGTCTTCGTGTAGATTCTACGGCGACCCATGGTCAGTTTCAGTATACAACGACTCACTCGCGCTCGTAAGCTTCTCCGACCGGAAACAACTTCAGTTGATCAACATAACCAGGTCAGGTCTTAACACAGGAAAGAAGTTCAGCACTCGACACAAATGCATGGCGATCTGTTTTGCCAAGAGCCTGATCGCAGCCTCATGCTGGGACGCGTGTATTCATTTGATGGACATTACGGGACGAGAGATTTCCTCTGTTGACCTGGACAGTCGCGGTGACCGTCTGTTTACAAGCCCGGAATACATCGCAGCGAACAAGGATGGTAGTTCTCTCTACGTATCTGACTACAAACGAAACAGTATCACAGGACTTACGGTACTGCCCTCAAAGATCAAGAATACGCCGGAGTTTGTCTTCAAACACAAGGAGCTTCAGGGTCCGAAAGGGATCGCGGTGGATACAAACGGGATTATTTACGTTTCCGGGATGTCTAGTCGCAACATATTTCGCCTGGCGCCATCCGGGGATGTCATCCAAGTATTTCGGCGGCGGGAAGACACGGAATATTATGAAGCCATTGCAGTCTCGCCGGATGTAGACAAGATACTTGTTTCAGCATATGAGGACAATTCAATCCTGGAATATAAACTAAAAAACGATAAATGA
- the LOC128246117 gene encoding uncharacterized protein LOC128246117 yields the protein MRLRLIRRAKWFVLCLVSFVIFVRTQYNLQINTEDFTKIHVPHVQNESILVHEVEDPNVGSQQMQHNCSEWFEDNFHLNIERVKLHQNMHDKRVNNTLKSSEHFQDVRFPVIVTAASRDFFDISQGLIQSIYVHLVPKYEDVKLIYYDMGLTELQRNIFSNVPVPKSPSPRAEFEDLYMETSYCQGAPSELLVGVVGRHISEIFIK from the exons ATGAGATTAA GATTAATCAGAAGGGCAAAATGGTTTGTCCTCTGTCTGGTCAGCTTTGTCATCTTCGTTCGCACTCAATACAATCTTCAAATCAATACGGAAGACTTCACTAAAATACACGTACCACATGTACAGAACGAGTCCATTTTGGTGCATGAAGTCGAGGACCCTAATGTTG gAAGTCAACAAATGCAACATAACTGCTCTGAATGGTTCGAAGACaactttcatttgaatattgaacGAGTAAAATTGCACCAGAACATGCATGATAAACGCGTCAACAACACACTGAAGTCGTCGGAGCACTTCCAGGATGTGCGTTTTCCGGTCATCGTTACGGCTGCCAGCCGAGATTTTTTCGACATAAGTCAAGGTCTTATTCAGAGTATCTACGTTCATCTTGTACCAAAATATGAAGATGTGAAGCTCATATACTACGACATGGGACTCACTGAATTGCAACGAAACATT TTTAGTAACGTTCCAGTTCCAAAATCACCCTCCCCACGTGCGGAATTTGAAGACCTATACATGGAAACCTCTTATTGTCAAG GAGCTCCTTCAGAACTTCTCGTGGGTGTGGTGGGCAGACACATCAGCGagatttttatcaaatga
- the LOC128202923 gene encoding uncharacterized protein LOC128202923, producing MAHLPKLFWKEFLSRDYLKHSTACGILVQNEKGSYAFLHKTLQEFLAIQYIKASPTYHQKLLSCINDRMEDTGGLLDMFIFLCGSLPQIAEKVSVKLMDTISEKSVMRINTRRKPIFEQMKYAQDMIYYGFEEALSCGHPNIDLRLTHVVCDLKLPYTSGPMFQRFQKLLETNIKDVESLYTHVKGKSSLETLTETILEKSSKSLCNLTIKKNNNTFNFELCKQLKYLNVYNKRRMTGEDMHTLLEKIEALTELKYLRINSLELTERLPVPKCLRKLDLHLVKIQDSTFASLKRDVETIHLEAVCCLTECVFTNSEKADVSEQIVSKRIQFQNKYLCTRLRTASSQWPVFGFSCSHIIEPYTQIAKHSKLFGLKLKNKTHEKLLRDVTIENGQCVVDIMIYCHGLLVKRKVFEHVEDYIEASKVNPIVAQCDNVSPSVFIVDVCDRKNFLKFVDKNLNHTTICIAFVDESLQTESTAVENVLDNVIESTCSLVNIGDHIDDMLERFAFRMFRPMIEPLIKATTRYTTNLDRAHDMKMEMNQIVRQSEDIYNRSSVPSFERPHFPNRERRHFSDSELREVLSIDKVVSCGEQNGVLIIYVEDGLDIPKRKQLEETVFNTVKNLGIEDYLIKYVGKDTQHLHVSVGDQVHNTDKMSGTLGCFAKRYNKEPNLRVSDDKALETKPITKLVGGFGDSKFSTNNRSEAICGIVSRHVVANQNILLDNQDKNLGEILHHGNCNFDISAIVLNDDIVKNCIFAFKSKRNKPVKCSLYTYSLFKEEMIDMDLSGHDVHIWGACSRPGIGTISATKYMQKTEEVSGMLITIKDKDVTSKNFSEEGDSGAIVCLTDKRERHMKALAILIGKVIGEKQKTEVNENFYIALRLESGFHFLNKEHEAEFVLHDGTSE from the exons atgGCCCATTTACCAAAACTGTTTTGGAAGGAGTTTCTGTCCAGAGACTATTTGAAGCATTCGACTGCATGCGGTATATTGGTGCAAAATGAAAAGGGGTCGTACGCTTTTCTGCATAAAACGTTGCAAGAATTTCTAGCGATACAATACATAAAAGCATCACCAACCTATCATCAAAAGCTGTTATCCTGCATTAATGATCGCATGGAAGATACAGGGGGGCTGCtcgatatgtttatatttttatgtggCTCACTGCCACAAATAGCAGAGAAAGTGTCGGTTAAGTTAATGGatacaatttcagaaaaaagcGTCATGAGAATTAACACTCGCAGGAAACCGATTTTTGAGCAAATGAAATACGCACAAGATATGATATATTATGGATTCGAAGAGGCATTGTCATGTGGGCATCCCAATATTGATTTAAGACTGACACATGTTGTTTGTGATTTGAAACTCCCGTACACAAGTGGACCAATGTTTCAGCGGTTTCAGAAGTTacttgaaacaaacattaaagaTGTGGAATCCCTATACACACATGTCAAAGGAAAGTCTTCTTTAGAGACTTTGACAGAAACCATTTTggaaaaatcttcaaaatctttGTGTAACCTGACGATTAAGAAGAATAACAACACCTTCAATTTTGAGTTATGTAAGCAGTTAAAATATCTTAACGTATACAACAAACGGCGTATGACAGGCGAGGACATGCACACACTTCTAGAAAAAATTGAAGCTCTAACAGAGTTAAAGTATCTCCGAATAAATTCCTTAGAGTTAACCGAAAGGTTGCCTGTTCCCAAGTGTCTTCGAAAATTGGATCTTCATTTAGTAAAGATACAGGACTCCACATTTGCAAGTCTGAAACGAGACGTTGAAACAATCCATCTCGAAGCCGTCTGCTGTCTGACTGAATGCGTGTTTACAAATTCCGAGAAAGCTGACGTATCCGAACAGATTGTGTCCAAAAGAATTCAATTTCAGAATAAGTATTTATGTACTCGTCTACGAACAGCTTCTAGTCAGTGGCCTGTATTTGGGTTCAGTTGTAGTCACATTATAGAACCATACACACAAATAGCAAAACACAGCAAATTATTCGGATTGAAGTTAAAGAACAAAACGCACGAAAAACTTCTTAGGGACGTAACAATTGAAAACGGACAATGTGTGGTAGATATTATGATTTACTGTCACGGTTTGCTTGTTAAACGAAAGGTTTTTGAGCATGTAGAAGATTACATTGAAGCGTCCAAAGTTAACCCGATAGTTGCACAGTGTGACAATGTGTCACCAAGTGTGTTCATTGTTGATGTTTGCGATCGGAAAAATTTCCTTAAATTTGTCGACAAAAATCTCAATCATACGACTATTTGTATCGCCTTCGTTGATGAAAGTTTGCAAACGGAGAGCACTGCAGTGGAGAATGTCTTGGACAATGTCATTGAGAGCACCTGTTCTTTGGTTAACATCGGTGATCATATCGACGACATGCTAGAACGCTTTGCATTCAGAATGTTTAGACCGATGATAGAACCACTTATAAAAG CGACGACAAGATACACAACTAACTTGGACAGGGCACACGATATGAAAATGGAAATGAACCAGATCGTTCGCCAATCAGAAGATATTTACAATCGTTCAAGCGTACCTTCGTTTGAAAGACCTCATTTCCCTAATCGCGAACGAAGGCATTTTTCTGATTCG GAACTGAGGGAGGTTCTTAGCATTGACAAAGTCGTCAGTTGTGGAGAACAGAACGGGGTTTTGATCATTTATGTAGAAGATGGATTAGATATCCCCAAAAGGAAACAGTTAGAAGAGACAGTATTTAATACGGTAAAAAATTTAGGAATTGAAGATTATCTTATCAAGTATGTAGGGAAAGATACTCAGCACTTGCACGTATCAGTGGGAGATCAAGTCCATAACACAGATAAAATGTCCGGAACATTAGGATGTTTTGCAAAACGATATAACAAGGAACCTAACCTTCGCGTTAGCGATGACAAAGCACTTGAAACGAAACCAATAACCAAGCTGGTGGGAGGGTTTGGTGATTCAAAATTCAGCACGAACAATCGATCAGAAGCTATTTGTGGCATTGTTTCTCGCCATGTCGTTGCCAACCAGAACATTTTATTGGATAACCAAGATAAAAACTTGGGCGAAATATTGCACCATGGCAACTGTAACTTTGACATATCTGCAATTGTCTTAAACGATGACATTGTTAAAAACTGCATATTCGCGTTTAAGTCTAAGCGTAATAAACCTGTAAAGTGTAGCTTATATACGTACAGTTTATTCAAGGAAGAGATGATCGATATGGATTTATCAGGTCATGATGTTCACATATGGGGAGCATGCAGTCGACCGGGAATCGGCACTATATCTGCAACAAAGTACATGCAAAAGACAGAAGAAGTTAGTGGCATGTTAATTACCATAAAAGACAAAGACGTTACCAGTAAGAATTTCTCAGAAGAGGGCGACAGCGGAGCGATCGTTTGCTTAACGGATAAACGTGAGCGTCATATGAAAGCTCTTGCAATTCTTATAGGAAAGGTCATCGGAGAGAAACAGAAAACAGAAGTGAATGAAAACTTCTATATAGCTTTGCGTTTAGAATCCGGCtttcattttcttaataaaGAACACGAGGCAGAATTCGTTCTTCACGATGGGACAAGTGAATGA